CTGCCATAACCATCCGTGCAGTATTTCTGGATTCCAAACGGTTCTAGCAATTTCTTTAAATGGCAAAAAACTTCGTCTTGTCTTCTGCCAAAAACATAAGCTAAAACTTTTCCTGTCTTGCGATCTATTCCATGCCATAGCCAACGAGGAGTTTTCTTACTTCCCACAAAGCTCCACATCTCGTCTAATTCTGATTCTTCAACGCCTGACTCGGAGTTCTCTCCCTCTTTCTCCTCATCCTCTCCAACTTTCTGAATTTCTACTTCCACTTGCTCTGGTTTCAGATTTTCTAATACTTTTTGATTAACTGATTTGAGTTGAGATTTCTTTTTCTTTAATTCTCGAATGACGGTGGGAGCACCGACTTGAAGCACTCGCGATATATCTCGCACTCCACTACCATTGAGACTCATTTCAATAATTTGTTGCTTGACTTGTCGAGTTCTTCCAGCATAGCTATGGTCGAGAATAAACGTGCGGTAGGGACATTCAGGATTTTTGCACAGGTAGCGCTGTTTCCCTTGGGCAGATTTCCCATTTTTTGATACGTCACTAGAGTCACACTTAGGGCATTCAACGGCAATCCAAACGGTCATAAGCTCTCAAGTAACGACTTGACCTACTCTAACATTGGATTTTC
This window of the Chroococcidiopsis sp. CCMEE 29 genome carries:
- a CDS encoding IS1 family transposase, whose amino-acid sequence is MTVWIAVECPKCDSSDVSKNGKSAQGKQRYLCKNPECPYRTFILDHSYAGRTRQVKQQIIEMSLNGSGVRDISRVLQVGAPTVIRELKKKKSQLKSVNQKVLENLKPEQVEVEIQKVGEDEEKEGENSESGVEESELDEMWSFVGSKKTPRWLWHGIDRKTGKVLAYVFGRRQDEVFCHLKKLLEPFGIQKYCTDGYGSYKRNLPQIKHEISKRNTQRIERKHLRLRTRIKRLQRKTICFSKTEEMHDIVIGLFINRYEFGMVI